The genomic segment TGATTGCAAATAAAATCTCCAATTTTATATTTTCATCATCCTGTGCGGTTTATGGGGAGCCAGTTGAAATTCCTATTACAGAGCAGCATCCTTTAAATCCGGTCAATCCTTACGGCAGAACCAAATTGATGGTTGAACAGATTCTTGATGATTATGAAAAAGCTTATGGGCTGAAATCCATTTGTCTGCGTTATTTTAATGCAGCAGGTGCAGACCCGGATGGTGAACTGGGAGAAGATCATGAACCTGAAACACATCTGATTCCTCTTTTACTTGAAGCAGCGGCAGGAAAGAGAGATGCAATTCACATTTTCGGAGATGACTATCCTACAAAAGACGGAACCTGCATACGGGATTACATACATATTAATGATCTGGCTCAGGCTCATGTAACAGCACTGGAACGGCTCATTAACGGCCTGCCTGGAGGTAAGTATAATCTTGGAAACGGTAAAGGATATTCAGTAAAAGAAGTTATTGAAACAGTTAATCAAATTACTGGAAGAAAAATCCTTTCAAAAATTCAAGACCGCCGGCCTGGAGATCCTCCAATATTGATTGCTTCCGCAAAAAAGGCTTTGAATGAATTAGGATGGAAGCCTGAATATCCTGATTTGGATACAATTATTAAGACTGCATGGGCGTGGCATAGAGATAGATGAAATATATTTCCTTGATGGAAAATATCAGTATCAATATAGTGTGAAAATCTACCTGTAAATACTCCTTTCTCCCTATTTTAAAAAAATGATTTCAATAATATATTCCAAGGCAGCAATAAAAAGATCACAAATTAAAGGCTGCCTTAAAATGACATCAATTATTACAATATTTATCTTGTCTCTGTTTATTTCCCTGGTTTTAACACCTGGAATACGTGAGACAGCCAGGAGTTATGGCATAGTAGATATGCCGTCAGACCGCAAGGTGCATACCCAGCCTGTACCCAGGATAGGCGGGATAGCAATTTTCCTTTCTTTTTTTATTGCTGTCATCCTTTCTTTTTTTTATCCAACAGTGGTTTTTGCTTATTTTAAAAATCCTCAAATGATAATGCTTTTTACAGGAGCATTTATTGTCTTTGGTCTGGGACTCTGGGATGACATAAAAAGTCTTGGGCCTGGAATAAAGTTTGCTGTTCAGATTCTGGCAGCAGGATTTGCCTATGCAGGCGGCATAAAGATAAATATAGTAGGAGTATATAGCGCTCAATATCATCTGCAATTTTTTTCATTTCCCATAACCATATTCTGGTTCCTGCTGGTTATAAATGCAATTAACCTGGTTGACGGCCTGGACGGTCTGGCTGGGGGTATCAGTTTGTTTGTGTCTATTATTCTCTTAATTATCTGCATTACAACCCACAGATATATTGAGGCGCTTCCTTTGGCAGTATTGAGCGGTTCTGTACTGGGATTTCTCAGGTACAATTTTAATCCTGCTTCCATCTTTATGGGAGACAGTGGAAGTTATTTTATTGGATATATGCTGGCAGGGCTTTCCATCATGGGGTCTGTTAAAGGGTCTGCAACTGTTTCCATGCTTATTCCTGTCATAGCCCTGGGTCTGCCCCTGGTTGATGCTGTTTTTTCACCAATCCGCCGGTTTATCCTGGGGCAGAAACTCTTTTCCCCTGATAAAAAACATCTGCATCACAGGCTCCTTGCCCTTGGTTTAACCCACCGTAAAGCTGTATTAATTTTATATGGTGTCTGCGTTATACTGGGAATACTGGCTCTTATTACAGTTCATGCTAAAAGTGAAAATGTTGCATTAATACTTATTATAGCCGGTGCAATGGCATGGATAGGCATTAGAAAGCTTGGCTATATAGAGTATTTCGGCATGGCCAGGCTTCATAACTGGCTTAAAGATATTGGCGATGAAATGGGCATTTCCCATGATCGCCGGAGTTTTCTCAATCTTCAAATTGAAATAAATGAATCTAAAAGTATTGATGATTTATGGGACAATATATGCAAAGCCCTGAAGAACCTGGAATTTGACATGGCAGAGATGCACCTGTACTGTACAGTACAAACACCGTCCATGTGCCAGGGATTTGAACGGCTTGGGTTTGATTTAACAGATATGCCTTTAAAACAAATGCTGGAAATGAAAAATCAAACATCAGAAAATGACATGGTCTGGACAAGAGAGAATTTTGACAAGGATCAGGATGTGTGCAGGGAATGCCTGATGAAAATGGAGCTTCCCTTAATTGATAAAAACGGCCAAAGCTTCGGAGAACTCTGGCTGTTAAAAGATTTAAAGCGGAGTGCCATAACCCATTACACTCTCCGCCGTGTAGAGAATCTCAGGAGAACAGTATTGGGAACCTTGCAGATAATCATTCAGGAACATTGATTAATTTCTAAGTAAAGAATGAAACCCTAAGGGTTTTAAAAACCCTTAGGGTTTGAGGGTAATTTATTAATTAAAAAATGCCTAAACACCTTATATGCTTAAAAATATTTAAAGGGCAGACCACCTGGTCTGCCTTTTTTGTTTTAAGGTCTGGCCTGATGAATATGGATATTGCTTTGAAATACAGGCTGTGTTAGAAAATTGTAGAGAATAGAATAACAAATATTAACAAGGATTTGGAAAGATAAGAAAATATGCCTGTTCATAAATCAAAGATTAAAAACTATATTGCATGTGCCTTTATCCTGATTTTTTCAGGACTTGCTTTTTATTATCTTGCATTAAGGTTTATCTCAGAAATCCACTGCCGCCAGGGTGAAATATATTATAATAAAAAAGAATATAAACAGGCAGTTGAGCATTTTGAAAAAGCTGTGAAATTTCAGCCCGGCAATGCTCTTATATATAAAAAT from the Desulfonema limicola genome contains:
- the galE gene encoding UDP-glucose 4-epimerase GalE, producing the protein MKQNVLIIGGAGYIGSHVCKYLAQKGHHPVVLDNLVYGHGNAVKWGPLIKGNAGDTEILNKLFSDYKFSGVMHFAAFAYVGESVKDPARYYRNNVCETINLLDALIANKISNFIFSSSCAVYGEPVEIPITEQHPLNPVNPYGRTKLMVEQILDDYEKAYGLKSICLRYFNAAGADPDGELGEDHEPETHLIPLLLEAAAGKRDAIHIFGDDYPTKDGTCIRDYIHINDLAQAHVTALERLINGLPGGKYNLGNGKGYSVKEVIETVNQITGRKILSKIQDRRPGDPPILIASAKKALNELGWKPEYPDLDTIIKTAWAWHRDR
- a CDS encoding glycosyltransferase family 4 protein; its protein translation is MTSIITIFILSLFISLVLTPGIRETARSYGIVDMPSDRKVHTQPVPRIGGIAIFLSFFIAVILSFFYPTVVFAYFKNPQMIMLFTGAFIVFGLGLWDDIKSLGPGIKFAVQILAAGFAYAGGIKINIVGVYSAQYHLQFFSFPITIFWFLLVINAINLVDGLDGLAGGISLFVSIILLIICITTHRYIEALPLAVLSGSVLGFLRYNFNPASIFMGDSGSYFIGYMLAGLSIMGSVKGSATVSMLIPVIALGLPLVDAVFSPIRRFILGQKLFSPDKKHLHHRLLALGLTHRKAVLILYGVCVILGILALITVHAKSENVALILIIAGAMAWIGIRKLGYIEYFGMARLHNWLKDIGDEMGISHDRRSFLNLQIEINESKSIDDLWDNICKALKNLEFDMAEMHLYCTVQTPSMCQGFERLGFDLTDMPLKQMLEMKNQTSENDMVWTRENFDKDQDVCRECLMKMELPLIDKNGQSFGELWLLKDLKRSAITHYTLRRVENLRRTVLGTLQIIIQEH